One window of Carassius auratus strain Wakin unplaced genomic scaffold, ASM336829v1 scaf_tig00216181, whole genome shotgun sequence genomic DNA carries:
- the LOC113097305 gene encoding uncharacterized protein LOC113097305 has translation MEAPQPEKGWTRHRARILHESASFQNVANNWKKASYTSDINSEPEITGKRIPKKKTSTDHIYSPDEEAADQPPIKKRKAANKASVPPAPKPPAIPKRNKKAFVNQQQRDMEDQQQNWCESLPSFQAPLRMSQADHHGDGWCVDQPNTQEHNFAVLRPSEDHLGRAQTPVGVSQADHHDDSWSAHPPDTQEHTFTVLRPSGDYQGRTLSKLHLIAIKVL, from the exons ATGGAGGCACCACAGCCAGAGAAAGGGTGGACCCGACACAGAGCAAGAATCCTGCATGAGTCAG catcttttcaGAATGTAGCCAACAACTGGAAGAAGGCCAGCTACACTTCTGACATAAACTCAGAACCTGAAATTACAGGAAAAAGGATTCCCAA AAAGAAAACAAGTACCGATCATATCTACTCGCCAGATGAAGAGGCAGCAGATCAACCacccattaaaaaaagaaaagctgcaaACAAAGCAAGTGTTCCACCTGCACCAAAACCTCCAGCCATTCCAAAACGCAACAAAAAag CATTTGTCAATCAGCAACAAAGGGACATGGAAGACCAACAGCAGAACTGGTGTGAGAGTCTCCCCAGCTTTCAAG CTCCACTGCGTATGTCTCAGGCAGACCATCACGGAGACGGCTGGTGTGTTGATCAACCTAACACACAAG AGCACAACTTTGCTGTCCTGAGACCCTCAGAGGACCACCTAGGAAGAGCCCAGA CTCCAGTGGGCGTCTCTCAGGCAGACCATCATGATGACAGCTGGAGTGCTCATCCACCTGACACACAAG AGCACACCTTTACTGTCCTGAGACCCTCAGGTGACTACCAAGGAAGAACACTGAGTAAGTTACATTTAATCGCTATAAAGGTGTTGTAA